The proteins below are encoded in one region of Belonocnema kinseyi isolate 2016_QV_RU_SX_M_011 chromosome 5, B_treatae_v1, whole genome shotgun sequence:
- the LOC117172515 gene encoding zinc finger protein 593 homolog isoform X3: MVYKRKKYHRGDTQLKKGWKTKRRQKDLDEIDDDLKDEKADKLLNQKVDFDKPGAAQHYCIHCASEEMKFLCGDVAV, translated from the exons ATGGTTTATAAACGTAAAAAGTACCACAGGGGAGACACACAGCTGAAAAAGGGTTGGAAAACTAAAAGAAGACAAAAGGATCTTGACGAG atTGATGATGATTTGAAGGACGAAAAagcagataaacttttaaatcaaaaagtggaTTTCGATAAGCCAGGTGCTGCCCAACATTATTGTATTCATTGCGC GTCggaggaaatgaaatttttgtgtggagATGTCGCGGTATAA